A single region of the Austwickia chelonae genome encodes:
- the cbiE gene encoding precorrin-6y C5,15-methyltransferase (decarboxylating) subunit CbiE → MIDVVGVGAGGLPGAGSPERVLIDEAEVVLGGRRHLDLLPEGHRAVRRPWPSPLRAGLPGLLREVEGRRVVVLASGDPLVSGVGSTLVDLVGAQSVRVHPAVSSATLARARHGWSAESCDVVTVVGRGVGRLRRDLAPGARLVVLLSGPEDVARVAQLAVEEGYGPSRLTVWGRLGSAEESRHEGTAAQWASSPPEGLAALCLLTVEAAAAAGAAVRSVVPGLPDDVFENDGQLTKRHIRATAIAHLAPTPGALLWDLGAGAGSIGIEWARQHPRNRVVSVERHPDRFARIVRNADRLGVGSQVTVLQAAVAEVLLGDPVAAELAARAPEAVFIGGGAREEIVEAAYEALLPGGRLVVHGVTAETETLAVAAYRRWGGDLARIAVETAEPIGGYIGWSPSRTVVQWSTVKSVPSGSADPASEEIA, encoded by the coding sequence GTGATCGATGTCGTGGGTGTGGGTGCCGGTGGGCTGCCCGGGGCGGGTTCCCCGGAGCGGGTCCTGATCGACGAGGCGGAGGTGGTCCTCGGCGGTCGACGTCACCTGGACCTGCTCCCGGAAGGCCATCGCGCGGTGCGTCGCCCGTGGCCGAGCCCGTTGCGGGCCGGGCTGCCCGGTCTGCTGCGTGAGGTCGAGGGTCGGCGGGTGGTGGTGCTGGCCAGTGGCGACCCACTGGTGTCTGGGGTGGGGAGCACCCTGGTCGACCTGGTGGGGGCGCAGTCGGTGCGGGTCCATCCGGCGGTGTCCTCGGCGACGCTGGCCCGGGCGCGTCACGGATGGTCGGCGGAGTCCTGTGACGTGGTGACCGTGGTGGGGCGTGGTGTGGGGCGTCTGCGCCGTGACCTGGCCCCCGGGGCCCGGCTGGTGGTGTTGCTGTCCGGCCCGGAGGATGTCGCGCGGGTCGCGCAGCTCGCGGTCGAGGAGGGCTACGGTCCGAGCCGGTTGACGGTGTGGGGGCGGTTGGGCAGCGCGGAGGAGTCCCGACACGAGGGCACCGCCGCGCAGTGGGCGTCGTCCCCGCCGGAGGGGCTTGCGGCATTGTGTCTGCTGACCGTCGAGGCGGCCGCCGCTGCCGGGGCTGCGGTGCGGTCGGTGGTGCCGGGCCTGCCGGACGATGTTTTCGAGAACGACGGCCAGCTGACGAAGCGGCACATCCGGGCGACGGCGATCGCGCATCTGGCGCCGACGCCGGGAGCCTTGTTGTGGGATCTGGGGGCCGGGGCCGGGTCGATCGGGATCGAGTGGGCCCGTCAGCATCCCCGCAACCGGGTGGTCTCGGTGGAACGTCATCCGGACCGGTTCGCCCGCATCGTGCGCAATGCGGACCGGCTCGGCGTGGGCTCGCAGGTGACGGTGCTGCAGGCGGCGGTCGCCGAGGTCCTGCTGGGTGACCCGGTCGCTGCCGAGCTGGCCGCTCGGGCACCGGAGGCGGTCTTCATCGGCGGGGGCGCCCGGGAGGAGATCGTCGAAGCGGCGTACGAGGCGCTGCTCCCCGGCGGGCGACTGGTGGTGCACGGCGTCACCGCGGAGACCGAGACCTTGGCCGTGGCGGCGTACCGGCGGTGGGGTGGGGATCTGGCTCGTATCGCCGTGGAGACCGCCGAACCGATCGGTGGTTACATCGGGTGGTCGCCGTCGCGCACCGTCGTGCAGTGGAGCACGGTGAAGTCCGTTCCGTCCGGGTCGGCCGACCCTGCTTCCGAGGAGATCGCATGA
- the cobM gene encoding precorrin-4 C(11)-methyltransferase codes for MTVHFIGAGPGAADLLTLRAVRLLETSPVCLYAGTYVTEDVLSHCPDGVELVDTQGLDLDQIIGCLVDAHERGLDVARLCSGDPSIYSAVAEQGRRLDRAGVPWDVTPGVPAYAAAAALLTRELTVPEVTQSVVLTRTHQVSTQIPERESLAAFAATRATLVLHLSIRHVRRLAGELVGDYGAGCPVAVVSRAEQPDELVLRGTLADIADQVEAEGLRQAAIIIVGWALDAEGFVESHLYSDRCRAGAPTAAPGQ; via the coding sequence ATGACCGTCCATTTCATCGGCGCCGGGCCGGGCGCGGCCGACCTGTTGACCTTGCGGGCGGTGCGCCTGCTGGAGACCTCTCCGGTGTGTCTGTACGCCGGCACCTATGTCACCGAGGACGTGCTGAGCCACTGCCCCGACGGTGTCGAGCTGGTCGACACGCAGGGCTTGGACCTGGACCAGATCATCGGGTGCCTGGTGGACGCCCACGAGCGCGGCCTGGACGTGGCCCGGCTGTGTTCGGGTGACCCGTCGATCTATTCGGCGGTCGCCGAGCAGGGCCGGCGGTTGGACCGGGCCGGGGTGCCCTGGGATGTCACCCCGGGGGTACCGGCCTATGCGGCCGCCGCGGCGCTGCTGACCCGGGAGTTGACGGTCCCGGAGGTGACGCAGAGCGTGGTGCTCACCCGGACCCACCAGGTGTCCACGCAGATCCCCGAACGCGAATCGTTGGCCGCCTTCGCGGCGACCCGGGCGACCTTGGTGCTGCACCTGTCGATCCGGCACGTCCGTCGCCTCGCCGGAGAGCTGGTCGGCGACTACGGCGCGGGCTGCCCGGTGGCCGTGGTCTCCCGGGCGGAACAGCCCGACGAGCTGGTGCTGCGCGGCACCTTGGCCGATATCGCCGACCAGGTCGAGGCCGAGGGGCTGCGGCAGGCCGCCATCATCATCGTCGGCTGGGCGTTGGACGCCGAAGGGTTCGTGGAGTCACACCTGTACTCCGACCGCTGCCGGGCTGGGGCACCGACGGCTGCGCCGGGACAGTAG
- a CDS encoding GNAT family N-acetyltransferase codes for MYVRAAVPEDAEALTDLHLKVWEEAYSGLIDAAVLAERREGRSARIDKWRTILTGSSSTIFVAQEPDGALAGFISVGPGRDDRSPDLPEREVHALYVRAAKYGTGVGYALLDTAIGAAPAYLWVLDGNERAVGFYERQGFRYDGGSRSDPVGGERRMVRR; via the coding sequence ATGTACGTCCGAGCTGCGGTTCCCGAGGATGCTGAGGCGCTGACCGATCTTCATCTGAAGGTATGGGAGGAGGCATATTCCGGTCTCATCGACGCCGCTGTCCTGGCGGAGAGGCGGGAAGGACGCAGCGCGCGGATCGACAAGTGGCGCACGATCCTGACGGGCAGCTCCAGCACCATTTTCGTCGCACAGGAGCCCGACGGCGCGCTGGCCGGTTTCATCAGCGTCGGCCCGGGTCGCGACGACCGTTCCCCGGACCTGCCGGAGCGTGAGGTGCACGCCCTCTACGTGCGTGCCGCCAAGTACGGGACGGGGGTCGGCTACGCCTTGCTCGACACGGCGATCGGTGCGGCTCCGGCGTACCTGTGGGTGCTGGACGGTAACGAACGGGCTGTTGGCTTCTACGAGCGGCAAGGTTTCCGGTACGACGGTGGGTCCCGTTCCGATCCGGTCGGTGGGGAACGGCGCATGGTCCGTCGGTGA
- a CDS encoding GNAT family N-acetyltransferase, with protein MSFETHSLSPERFDDFADVVNPNRRATHCWCVLHRLRSSDIDMLGGGDREQAMRALCEQPTAPGVVGYADGTPVGWCHVGPRAAMPKLVASSRIVALDDLPVWSIICTVIRGGHRRRGYTTDLLEGAVAHAFEHGAPAVEAYPVDAEGGRIDVTMAFVGTRAMFEKADFEVVGRTAAIASGRPRLVMRRFPE; from the coding sequence ATGTCCTTCGAGACCCACTCTTTGTCGCCGGAGCGGTTCGACGACTTCGCCGATGTGGTCAACCCGAACCGGCGGGCGACCCATTGCTGGTGCGTCCTGCACCGGTTGCGGTCCAGTGACATCGACATGCTCGGTGGGGGCGATCGGGAACAGGCGATGCGGGCCCTGTGCGAACAACCGACAGCGCCGGGCGTGGTCGGCTATGCCGACGGCACACCGGTGGGTTGGTGTCATGTCGGTCCGCGGGCGGCCATGCCGAAACTGGTCGCCTCGTCCCGGATCGTCGCCCTCGACGATCTGCCGGTGTGGAGCATCATCTGCACGGTGATCCGCGGTGGGCATCGGCGGCGCGGCTACACCACCGACCTGTTGGAGGGCGCGGTCGCGCATGCCTTCGAGCATGGGGCTCCCGCGGTGGAGGCCTATCCGGTGGACGCCGAGGGCGGTCGGATCGACGTGACGATGGCTTTCGTCGGCACTCGGGCGATGTTCGAGAAGGCCGATTTCGAGGTCGTCGGGCGGACGGCTGCCATCGCCTCGGGGCGTCCTCGGCTGGTGATGCGCCGGTTCCCGGAGTGA
- a CDS encoding glycoside hydrolase family 5 protein has product MLQRSYAVAAAIAVVIPVLSTTPSAVAGPATARSVAASGTASDADTAVEPTSVVDVLGKGAAGEYLRDTSGRQVILRGFNTDGRVKVADDCMPRYTEKDIAKERHDMGTNAVRLLLQWRCVEPSPNVYDDTYLDRVEKLVAAYNAHGMTVMLDMHQDVYSVAATPGSTAGNGAPAWATHMDGLPVPAKKQWWEYYVTPGVTRAWDNFWNKFDNHPELADHYARMWGKVASRFAGNKGVVGYDLMNEPYTGNSLPTVVERGPLSTLYQKCVDEIRKADQDSWVFVEPVAFGANFGRITALQKIVDPRAAKPKIAYAPHLYPLGSEGGLSELSLPLTESVLATWQAQVRDQARRLSPDNSTVPIMLGEFGLNTTKSGSIQYVENVLAMIGEMGGGAFYYSSDLGPWGPYDDAGQPRNLRDTMANCYVPVAAGRIVFQSTAPKRCVMEIDATTGLSQVYLPRDTFESVQVTGATIRGWDKKTRTLLIEIPPGEGRRVTVDAGGKFFL; this is encoded by the coding sequence ATGCTCCAACGTTCGTATGCGGTCGCGGCAGCCATCGCCGTCGTCATCCCTGTCTTGTCGACGACACCGTCCGCCGTGGCCGGGCCTGCCACAGCCCGGTCGGTCGCCGCATCAGGCACAGCGTCCGACGCCGATACGGCCGTCGAGCCGACTTCTGTCGTCGATGTCCTCGGCAAAGGTGCCGCCGGTGAATACCTCCGGGACACTTCCGGACGGCAGGTGATCCTGCGCGGTTTCAACACCGACGGCCGGGTGAAGGTCGCCGACGACTGCATGCCGCGCTACACGGAGAAGGACATCGCCAAAGAACGTCACGACATGGGCACGAACGCGGTGCGGCTCCTGCTGCAATGGCGGTGCGTCGAGCCCTCCCCGAATGTCTACGACGACACCTATCTCGACCGGGTCGAGAAACTCGTGGCCGCTTACAACGCCCACGGCATGACCGTGATGCTGGACATGCACCAGGACGTCTACAGTGTGGCCGCCACCCCGGGTAGCACCGCCGGGAACGGAGCCCCCGCCTGGGCGACCCACATGGACGGGCTTCCCGTGCCGGCGAAGAAACAGTGGTGGGAGTACTACGTCACCCCCGGTGTCACCCGCGCCTGGGACAATTTCTGGAACAAGTTCGACAACCACCCCGAACTCGCCGACCATTACGCGCGGATGTGGGGGAAGGTCGCTTCCCGTTTCGCGGGGAACAAGGGAGTCGTCGGCTACGACCTCATGAACGAGCCGTACACCGGGAATTCCCTACCGACCGTGGTCGAACGTGGCCCGTTGAGCACCCTGTACCAGAAATGCGTCGATGAGATCCGCAAGGCTGACCAGGACAGTTGGGTCTTCGTCGAACCGGTCGCCTTCGGCGCGAACTTCGGCCGGATCACCGCCTTGCAGAAGATCGTCGATCCTCGGGCTGCGAAACCGAAGATCGCCTACGCACCGCACTTGTACCCCCTCGGCAGTGAAGGCGGCCTGTCCGAGCTGTCGTTGCCTCTGACCGAATCCGTCCTGGCCACCTGGCAGGCTCAGGTGCGTGATCAGGCTCGCAGGCTCTCCCCGGACAACTCCACCGTGCCGATCATGCTGGGCGAATTCGGCCTGAACACCACGAAGTCCGGGTCGATCCAGTACGTGGAGAATGTTCTCGCGATGATCGGCGAGATGGGCGGCGGAGCGTTCTACTACTCCTCTGACCTAGGTCCTTGGGGTCCCTACGATGACGCCGGCCAGCCGCGGAATCTGCGCGACACCATGGCCAACTGCTACGTGCCGGTCGCGGCGGGCCGGATCGTTTTCCAGTCCACCGCACCGAAACGGTGCGTCATGGAGATCGATGCCACTACGGGCCTCAGCCAGGTCTACCTGCCGCGTGACACCTTCGAGAGCGTGCAGGTGACCGGCGCGACGATCCGTGGCTGGGACAAGAAGACCCGCACCCTGCTCATCGAGATCCCTCCAGGCGAAGGGCGGCGAGTCACGGTCGACGCCGGCGGAAAGTTCTTCCTCTGA
- a CDS encoding DUF4870 domain-containing protein gives MSAPTPDQPSQTGPYHQPGTYNPYMQPGPYGSYGQPGPYGPPGQGPQDYVPPRPGAPQQVTAQDRTMATIAHLMPLVVMLFTAGWLSFVGPLIMWAVHKDGNEFVRRSSAAAFNFNLSMWLLGVIGWVCIFTLILIPVGVPLVLFSFFVQLILHIVAAVRANQGEIYRYPMQFLKVLS, from the coding sequence ATGAGCGCACCCACCCCCGACCAGCCCAGCCAGACCGGCCCGTACCATCAACCAGGCACCTACAACCCCTACATGCAGCCCGGACCATACGGTTCGTACGGACAGCCAGGCCCCTACGGGCCGCCGGGGCAAGGCCCACAGGACTACGTGCCGCCCCGCCCCGGAGCTCCCCAGCAGGTGACGGCGCAGGACCGGACGATGGCGACGATCGCCCACCTGATGCCACTGGTGGTCATGCTGTTCACCGCAGGCTGGTTGAGCTTCGTCGGCCCGCTGATCATGTGGGCCGTTCACAAGGACGGCAACGAATTCGTCCGCAGGTCGTCCGCTGCCGCCTTCAACTTCAACCTGTCGATGTGGCTGCTGGGCGTCATCGGCTGGGTCTGCATCTTCACGCTGATCCTGATCCCCGTCGGGGTGCCGCTCGTACTGTTCTCCTTCTTCGTGCAGCTCATCCTGCACATCGTCGCCGCCGTCCGCGCCAACCAGGGCGAGATCTACCGGTACCCGATGCAATTCCTGAAGGTGCTCTCCTGA
- a CDS encoding DUF4870 domain-containing protein, whose product MSAPSPGPQHNPSSSHEPMPSLTEQDRSIAVLAHLAALIAMVFTAGWLSFVGPLVIWFIYKDNNAFVRRASAESFNFNLSMWLMAIAGWICVLTLVLIPIGVLLLAVSFFGQIILHIIAAVKAHKGTNYQYPMQFLKVLS is encoded by the coding sequence ATGAGCGCACCGTCACCCGGCCCGCAGCACAACCCGTCGTCTTCTCACGAGCCGATGCCGTCGTTGACGGAGCAGGACCGGTCGATCGCGGTGCTTGCTCACCTGGCGGCGTTGATCGCCATGGTGTTCACCGCCGGCTGGCTGAGTTTCGTCGGCCCCTTGGTGATCTGGTTCATCTACAAGGACAACAACGCTTTCGTACGTCGTGCCAGCGCGGAGTCCTTCAACTTCAACCTGTCGATGTGGCTGATGGCGATCGCCGGGTGGATCTGTGTCTTGACGCTGGTACTGATCCCGATCGGTGTGCTGCTCCTGGCGGTCTCCTTCTTCGGCCAGATCATCCTGCACATCATCGCCGCCGTTAAAGCACACAAGGGCACGAACTACCAGTACCCCATGCAATTCCTGAAGGTGCTTTCCTGA
- a CDS encoding DsbA family protein: MHTYSKSTDFLIQTHRQPIDKDCHLLKNQLQKPEKDETLISNNERKVKIQSANSTSRITPKALIGAALAFIVIIAATIAAIKGHNSSGNPEQMVAQSPSSNPSGQVKLPKGAKGPHSPIVATNGGTLKEEIPTLQIFEDFQCPMCRQTESSFGSKIREMGESGKINVAYYILTFLDKKAGNEASMTAAGALGCAADVGKFTSYHDKLMANKPGEDGHIFGGDQIQKAAMEVGISEPLLDEWKTCVSKKTYNPYFKSINSHALGPMGLTGTPAFYLDGTILKVSPKMSPSEFEELISSAKK, encoded by the coding sequence GTGCACACCTACAGCAAGAGTACTGATTTTTTAATTCAGACTCATCGCCAGCCGATCGACAAAGACTGTCACTTATTGAAAAATCAGCTGCAAAAACCCGAGAAGGACGAGACGTTGATTTCCAACAATGAGCGAAAAGTGAAAATCCAGTCAGCCAATTCAACCTCTCGCATTACACCCAAGGCACTCATAGGCGCAGCCCTTGCTTTCATCGTCATAATTGCAGCAACGATTGCCGCAATCAAGGGCCATAATTCAAGTGGAAACCCTGAGCAGATGGTAGCCCAATCCCCTTCATCAAACCCCTCCGGTCAAGTAAAACTTCCCAAAGGAGCTAAAGGACCTCACTCTCCAATCGTGGCGACGAACGGAGGCACCTTGAAGGAAGAAATCCCCACATTACAGATCTTTGAAGATTTTCAGTGCCCCATGTGCAGGCAGACTGAAAGCAGCTTCGGAAGCAAGATTCGAGAAATGGGCGAATCGGGAAAAATAAATGTCGCATATTATATACTGACATTCCTTGACAAGAAGGCGGGAAATGAGGCTTCAATGACTGCCGCCGGAGCCTTGGGATGCGCTGCAGATGTTGGAAAATTCACTTCTTATCACGACAAACTTATGGCCAATAAGCCCGGAGAGGACGGTCACATTTTTGGCGGTGACCAGATTCAGAAAGCAGCGATGGAGGTAGGGATATCCGAACCCCTCCTCGACGAATGGAAAACTTGCGTTTCCAAAAAAACCTACAATCCTTATTTCAAGAGCATAAATAGCCATGCATTGGGCCCGATGGGACTGACGGGAACTCCTGCATTTTATCTGGATGGAACCATCCTTAAAGTGAGCCCAAAGATGTCACCCTCAGAGTTTGAGGAACTCATCTCTTCCGCGAAAAAATGA
- a CDS encoding MFS transporter: MIKFSKANNEERTIGITSGPGPIVAGAVISAFGDALIPIAFAIECHRVEPRGWGMASVLFLLWSGRFMGVTLTRRMRPSEHPVRTMMIADLTRALAQLGLLAALAFTTISGSFQTVAAMSISSFIYGLAAAFFAPARFISLSKLSSGGRLNQVNSILSMVGDVSAILGPIIGSLAVVWLGFDRVLLLDGISFLIAFVLLLPLKSLRVVNDQDDSPEETVTPGHQTRMPQWFMSGLVAWGVLTVTIGVLGVAGPTEALSKFGVTGWATVSVFLGVGSLLASTTTLLGISGSTKWRVLLVVTASLMALQVVAFIAAPNVWILVVAGLAGSMAVTLSGIRWDTMGQSLRTPWSVHEFATLDQLVTTTAIPLGMVLYGVAGFFDATASLLWILALMCSGIAFWSLFASQPSSSDFRSDHELPV; the protein is encoded by the coding sequence ATGATCAAGTTCAGCAAAGCTAACAATGAAGAGCGGACGATAGGCATAACGTCGGGGCCAGGGCCCATCGTTGCTGGCGCGGTCATCTCGGCCTTTGGTGACGCCCTCATTCCAATCGCCTTCGCCATCGAATGCCATCGTGTTGAACCGCGCGGCTGGGGCATGGCTTCGGTCTTATTTCTTCTGTGGAGTGGGCGCTTCATGGGAGTCACACTTACGCGCAGGATGCGACCGAGTGAGCATCCTGTACGTACAATGATGATCGCGGACCTCACACGCGCTCTAGCGCAGCTTGGCCTCTTGGCTGCACTCGCCTTCACCACCATCTCTGGCAGCTTTCAGACCGTAGCAGCCATGAGCATTTCATCATTCATCTACGGCCTCGCTGCTGCTTTTTTTGCGCCCGCGCGCTTCATTTCCCTATCTAAGTTGAGCAGCGGAGGTCGTCTCAATCAAGTCAACTCGATTCTCTCGATGGTCGGTGACGTCTCCGCAATCCTGGGCCCCATTATTGGATCGTTAGCAGTGGTGTGGCTGGGGTTTGACCGCGTACTCCTCCTCGACGGAATAAGCTTCCTCATCGCGTTTGTATTGCTCCTGCCACTCAAGTCTCTCAGAGTGGTCAACGACCAAGATGACTCTCCTGAAGAAACAGTGACTCCTGGCCACCAAACACGCATGCCTCAATGGTTTATGTCAGGACTGGTTGCATGGGGTGTCCTCACAGTCACCATTGGCGTTCTCGGCGTTGCCGGGCCGACTGAGGCTCTCTCAAAGTTCGGCGTAACGGGATGGGCTACTGTCTCAGTATTCCTTGGTGTTGGCAGCCTTCTGGCTTCGACAACTACGCTGCTCGGCATAAGCGGCTCGACCAAGTGGAGAGTGCTACTTGTCGTGACCGCTAGCCTGATGGCTCTCCAGGTGGTGGCCTTTATCGCCGCGCCGAATGTATGGATTCTGGTGGTAGCCGGTCTAGCCGGTTCCATGGCCGTCACATTGTCTGGGATTCGCTGGGACACTATGGGGCAGTCGCTGCGTACCCCTTGGTCAGTACATGAGTTTGCAACCCTGGATCAGTTGGTGACAACAACAGCGATCCCACTCGGCATGGTGCTGTATGGCGTTGCTGGATTCTTCGATGCCACTGCCTCGCTGCTGTGGATATTGGCGCTGATGTGTTCCGGCATAGCCTTCTGGTCCCTTTTCGCTTCGCAACCGTCGAGTAGTGATTTCAGGTCTGACCATGAACTGCCAGTTTGA